The Lytechinus pictus isolate F3 Inbred chromosome 17, Lp3.0, whole genome shotgun sequence genome contains a region encoding:
- the LOC129279971 gene encoding piggyBac transposable element-derived protein 5-like: protein MENAFPGFMMDDCEDGKYLDDKNFEPEAFPPIEDDCMHCFDYIDTGLDVDDDDEDGMEDASEDGASEQWSKELHSYKPGDFDGPTPGPTRTLEAAANELDFFYLMFPPSLIEHLTQETNQFAEQQRITNPDIPSWKPLSVDEMKVFLGMRIFMSIPFPHELALWDSSNPLGTICMADVMSMERFRDISVNFCVNDEKKQPPEGDANYDKLYEVRPVINEVLAKCLMEYNSHQSCLIHASHISDNPGFIRRWKPFNMEVLMRSDSVSGYCCEFLVYVGEVNHENEDDEPQPEKRFPSRMVLELCQKLKGLNHIITMSSYFTSPKLIKTLLSMDILARGTVTRKLKGFPNTLLSQTRVVKQGESAVAQQGSTSAYAYAWQNRDVINLISTADDPTAVSSLEWERRGKKRAVPYPGVLKEYNKCMGRMEKLDRSRIECSTARVSSRWWVYLFWCVFDIAILNAFVLMRDSKAHQRSAPNGKRKTLKMFKFRQNLSKQLMYHKEHVGEK, encoded by the coding sequence ATGGAGAATGCTTTTCCTGGATTTATGATGGATGACTGTGAGGATGGCAAATATCTTGATGACAAGAACTTTGAGCCAGAGGCCTTTCCTCCTATTGAAGATGACTGCATGCATTGTTTTGACTACATAGATACCGGTTTAgatgttgacgatgatgatgaggatggaaTGGAAGATGCTTCTGAGGATGGTGCTTCTGAGCAATGGTCAAAGGAGCTCCACAGTTACAAGCCAGGAGACTTCGACGGTCCTACCCCTGGACCAACAAGAACCCTTGAGGCTGCAGCCAATGAGCTGGACTTCTTCTACTTGATGTTTCCTCCTTCGTTGATTGAGCATCTAACCCAAGAGACGAATCAATTTGCTGAGCAGCAGCGTATCACCAACCCTGACATTCCAAGTTGGAAACCATTGTCAGTAGACGAAATGAAGGTCTTTCTTGGAATGCGGATCTTCATGAGTATCCCTTTCCCGCATGAGCTAGCTCTCTGGGATTCGTCCAACCCTCTTGGTACAATTTGTATGGCAGATGTAATGAGTATGGAACGCTTCAGGGATATCAGTGTGAACTTTTGTGTCAATGATGAAAAGAAGCAACCTCCTGAAGGGGATGCCAACTATGATAAATTGTATGAAGTTAGACCAGTGATAAATGAAGTCTTAGCCAAATGTTTGATGGAGTATAACTCTCATCAAAGCTGCTTGATTCATGCCTCCCATATATCAGACAATCCTGGATTTATTCGCCGCTGGAAACCGTTTAACATGGAAGTATTGATGAGGTCGGACTCTGTAAGTGGATACTGCTGCGAGTTCTTGGTGTACGTCGGAGAGGTGAACCATgaaaatgaggatgatgagCCTCAGCCTGAAAAGAGGTTTCCATCACGGATGGTCTTGGAGCTGTGCCAAAAGCTCAAAGGACTCAACCATATCATCACCATGAGTAGTTACTTCACCTCACCTAAGCTTATCAAGACACTACTCAGCATGGACATCCTGGCCCGTGGTACAGTTACCAGGAAACTCAAAGGGTTTCCAAACACCCTTCTCTCTCAGACTCGTGTCGTAAAGCAAGGCGAATCCGCTGTTGCCCAGCAAGGCAGCACGTCTGCTTATGCCTATGCCTGGCAGAACCGGGATGTGATCAATCTCATATCCACGGCAGATGACCCAACAGCTGTGTCATCACTTGAGTGGGAGCGTCGTGGAAAGAAAAGGGCAGTTCCCTATCCTGGTGTCCTAAAAGAGTACAACAAGTGCATGGGTAGAATGGAAAAGCTAGATAGGTCAAGAATAGAGTGTTCCACAGCAAGAGTAAGTTCTCGGTGGTGGGTCTACCTCTTCTGGTGCGTGTTCGACATTGCCATTTTGAATGCATTCGTCTTGATGAGAGATTCCAAGGCCCACCAGAGATCTGCTCCAAATGGGAAGCGTAAGACcctgaaaatgttcaaattcCGACAGAATCTGAGCAAGCAGCTCATGTATCATAAAGAACATGTGGGTGAGAAATAA